A window from Camelus dromedarius isolate mCamDro1 chromosome 9, mCamDro1.pat, whole genome shotgun sequence encodes these proteins:
- the ADGRG5 gene encoding adhesion G-protein coupled receptor G5 isoform X4 yields MKRMETATRSRSLTSFAELIHGLECRLLNASFGGHNLTLQTNTIQTLAFKLGCDFTGLSLSSAALGRVPQAPAQHAMQFPAELTRDACRTHQRELRLICIYFSTTHFFQDGPSRVGAGPFLRASQKDINSSLLNNYVLGAQLGHGHVHNLSEPVNISFWHNQSLEGYMVTCVFWKEGASKQHWGVWSPEGCRTEQPSPSQVLCRCTHLTYFAVLMQLSPAPVPAELLAPLTYISLVGCSISIVASLLTVLLHFYARRQSDSITRIHMNLHASVLFLNVAFLLSPVLAMPPVPGSACTALAAILHYSLLSCLTWMAIEGFNLYLLLGRVYNVYIRRYVLKLCAVGWGVPASLVLLLVAVKSSVYGPYVIPLSNSQGNSTGFQNMSMTPVPTHGLLGQASWQRTAAGQHHPPSLALDSQALSGAQPAPGSSPPTTLLRLLRLRHWFPQSVLAWHCQPSDTPNQRRECCRGWDTPGTGLRVCGGRGPGGVWGQTLLLLPVLWDIYLFLLRKVSNSQQSKPSLTNPCRPITSSWPSGLFSFPG; encoded by the exons ATGAAGAGAATGGAGACGGCGACCAGGAGCCGGAGCTTGACTTCTTTTGCTGA GCTCATCCATGGCCTGGAGTGTAGGCTGCTCAACGCCAGCTTCGGGGGCCACAACCTCACTTTGCAGACGAACACCATCCAGACACTGGCCTTCAAGCTGGGCTGCGACTTCACTGGCCTCTCACTGAGCAGTGCTGCTCTGGGGCGGGTCCCCCAG GCCCCAGCCCAGCACGCCATGCAGTTCCCAGCGGAGCTGACCAGAGATGCCTGCAGGACCCACCAGAGGGAGCTGCGTCTCATCTGCATCTACTTCTCCACTACCCACTTTTTCCAGGATGGACCAAGCAGGGTGGGAGCTGGCCCCTTCCTGAGGGCATCACAG AAAGACATCAACTCATCTCTGCTCAATAACTATGTCCTGGGGGCCCAGCTGGGCCATGGACATGTGCACAACCTCAGTGAGCCAGTGAACATCAGCTTCTGGCACAACCAAAGCCTG GAAGGCTACATGGTGACTTGTGTCTTCTGGAAGGAGGGAGCCAGCAAACAGCACTGGGGGGTCTGGAGCCCTGAGGGCTGTCGCACAGAGCAGCCCTCACCTTCCCAGGTGCTCTGCCGCTGCACCCACCTCACCTACTTTGCTGTTCTCATG cAACTCTCTCCGGCCCCAGTCCCTGCAGAGTTGTTGGCGCCTCTCACGTACATCTCCCTGGTGGGCTGCAGCATCTCCATCGTGGCCTCACTGCTCACTGTCCTGCTGCACTTCTATGCCAG GAGGCAGAGTGACTCCATAACACGCATCCACATGAACCTGCACGCCTCTGTGCTGTTCCTCAATGTCGCCTTCCTGCTGAGCCCAGTGCTGGCCATGCCCCCCGTGCCCGGGTCAGCATGCACGGCCCTGGCTGCCATCCTGCACTACTCACTGCTCAGCTGCCTCACCTGGATGGCCATTGAAGGCTTCAACCTCTACCTCCTACTTGGGCGTGTCTACAACGTCTACATCCGCCGATACGTGCTCAAGCTCTGTGCCGTGGGCTGGG GGGTCCCAGCTTCCCTGGTGCTGCTCCTTGTTGCTGTCAAGAGCTCAGTTTACGGACCCTACGTGATCCCTCTCTCCAACAGCCAGGGAAACAGCACGGGCTTCCAGAACATGTCCAT GACTCCAGTGCCCACACACGGCCTCCTAGGCCAGGCCTCCTGGCAACGCACAGCTGCAGGCCAGCACCACCCCCCATCCCTGGCCCTGGACTCTCAGGCCCTCAGTGGAGCTCAGCCTGCCCCTGGCTCTTCCCCACCGACCACCTTGCTTCGCCTGCTCAGGCTCCGGCACTGGTTCCCCCAATCTGTGCTGGCATGGCACTGCCAGCCCTCAGACACTCCTAATCAGCGAAGAGAGTGTTGTAGAGGCTGGGACACCCCAGGGACTGGGCTCAGAGTGTGTGGGGGTAGGGGGCCTGGGGGAGTCTGGGGACAGactctgctgctgcttcctgtgCTCTGGGACATTTACCTTTTCTTGTTACGAAAAGTTTCTAACAGCCAACAGAGCAAGCCTAGCTTAACAAACCCCTGTAGACCCATCACCAGCAGCTGGCCTTCTggccttttttcctttcctggctga
- the ADGRG5 gene encoding adhesion G-protein coupled receptor G5 isoform X1, translated as MDHHGVLFLCLCLVTSQSRTVEASEETLLWMKRMETATRSRSLTSFAELIHGLECRLLNASFGGHNLTLQTNTIQTLAFKLGCDFTGLSLSSAALGRVPQAPAQHAMQFPAELTRDACRTHQRELRLICIYFSTTHFFQDGPSRVGAGPFLRASQKDINSSLLNNYVLGAQLGHGHVHNLSEPVNISFWHNQSLEGYMVTCVFWKEGASKQHWGVWSPEGCRTEQPSPSQVLCRCTHLTYFAVLMQLSPAPVPAELLAPLTYISLVGCSISIVASLLTVLLHFYARRQSDSITRIHMNLHASVLFLNVAFLLSPVLAMPPVPGSACTALAAILHYSLLSCLTWMAIEGFNLYLLLGRVYNVYIRRYVLKLCAVGWGVPASLVLLLVAVKSSVYGPYVIPLSNSQGNSTGFQNMSMTPVPTHGLLGQASWQRTAAGQHHPPSLALDSQALSGAQPAPGSSPPTTLLRLLRLRHWFPQSVLAWHCQPSDTPNQRRECCRGWDTPGTGLRVCGGRGPGGVWGQTLLLLPVLWDIYLFLLRKVSNSQQSKPSLTNPCRPITSSWPSGLFSFPG; from the exons ATGGATCACCATGGGGTCCTTTTCCTCTGCCTGTGCCTCGTGACTTCTCAGAGCAGGACAGTGG AGGCGTCTGAAGAAACCCTGCTCTGGATGAAGAGAATGGAGACGGCGACCAGGAGCCGGAGCTTGACTTCTTTTGCTGA GCTCATCCATGGCCTGGAGTGTAGGCTGCTCAACGCCAGCTTCGGGGGCCACAACCTCACTTTGCAGACGAACACCATCCAGACACTGGCCTTCAAGCTGGGCTGCGACTTCACTGGCCTCTCACTGAGCAGTGCTGCTCTGGGGCGGGTCCCCCAG GCCCCAGCCCAGCACGCCATGCAGTTCCCAGCGGAGCTGACCAGAGATGCCTGCAGGACCCACCAGAGGGAGCTGCGTCTCATCTGCATCTACTTCTCCACTACCCACTTTTTCCAGGATGGACCAAGCAGGGTGGGAGCTGGCCCCTTCCTGAGGGCATCACAG AAAGACATCAACTCATCTCTGCTCAATAACTATGTCCTGGGGGCCCAGCTGGGCCATGGACATGTGCACAACCTCAGTGAGCCAGTGAACATCAGCTTCTGGCACAACCAAAGCCTG GAAGGCTACATGGTGACTTGTGTCTTCTGGAAGGAGGGAGCCAGCAAACAGCACTGGGGGGTCTGGAGCCCTGAGGGCTGTCGCACAGAGCAGCCCTCACCTTCCCAGGTGCTCTGCCGCTGCACCCACCTCACCTACTTTGCTGTTCTCATG cAACTCTCTCCGGCCCCAGTCCCTGCAGAGTTGTTGGCGCCTCTCACGTACATCTCCCTGGTGGGCTGCAGCATCTCCATCGTGGCCTCACTGCTCACTGTCCTGCTGCACTTCTATGCCAG GAGGCAGAGTGACTCCATAACACGCATCCACATGAACCTGCACGCCTCTGTGCTGTTCCTCAATGTCGCCTTCCTGCTGAGCCCAGTGCTGGCCATGCCCCCCGTGCCCGGGTCAGCATGCACGGCCCTGGCTGCCATCCTGCACTACTCACTGCTCAGCTGCCTCACCTGGATGGCCATTGAAGGCTTCAACCTCTACCTCCTACTTGGGCGTGTCTACAACGTCTACATCCGCCGATACGTGCTCAAGCTCTGTGCCGTGGGCTGGG GGGTCCCAGCTTCCCTGGTGCTGCTCCTTGTTGCTGTCAAGAGCTCAGTTTACGGACCCTACGTGATCCCTCTCTCCAACAGCCAGGGAAACAGCACGGGCTTCCAGAACATGTCCAT GACTCCAGTGCCCACACACGGCCTCCTAGGCCAGGCCTCCTGGCAACGCACAGCTGCAGGCCAGCACCACCCCCCATCCCTGGCCCTGGACTCTCAGGCCCTCAGTGGAGCTCAGCCTGCCCCTGGCTCTTCCCCACCGACCACCTTGCTTCGCCTGCTCAGGCTCCGGCACTGGTTCCCCCAATCTGTGCTGGCATGGCACTGCCAGCCCTCAGACACTCCTAATCAGCGAAGAGAGTGTTGTAGAGGCTGGGACACCCCAGGGACTGGGCTCAGAGTGTGTGGGGGTAGGGGGCCTGGGGGAGTCTGGGGACAGactctgctgctgcttcctgtgCTCTGGGACATTTACCTTTTCTTGTTACGAAAAGTTTCTAACAGCCAACAGAGCAAGCCTAGCTTAACAAACCCCTGTAGACCCATCACCAGCAGCTGGCCTTCTggccttttttcctttcctggctga
- the ADGRG5 gene encoding adhesion G-protein coupled receptor G5 isoform X5 — MQFPAELTRDACRTHQRELRLICIYFSTTHFFQDGPSRVGAGPFLRASQKDINSSLLNNYVLGAQLGHGHVHNLSEPVNISFWHNQSLEGYMVTCVFWKEGASKQHWGVWSPEGCRTEQPSPSQVLCRCTHLTYFAVLMQLSPAPVPAELLAPLTYISLVGCSISIVASLLTVLLHFYARRQSDSITRIHMNLHASVLFLNVAFLLSPVLAMPPVPGSACTALAAILHYSLLSCLTWMAIEGFNLYLLLGRVYNVYIRRYVLKLCAVGWGVPASLVLLLVAVKSSVYGPYVIPLSNSQGNSTGFQNMSMTPVPTHGLLGQASWQRTAAGQHHPPSLALDSQALSGAQPAPGSSPPTTLLRLLRLRHWFPQSVLAWHCQPSDTPNQRRECCRGWDTPGTGLRVCGGRGPGGVWGQTLLLLPVLWDIYLFLLRKVSNSQQSKPSLTNPCRPITSSWPSGLFSFPG, encoded by the exons ATGCAGTTCCCAGCGGAGCTGACCAGAGATGCCTGCAGGACCCACCAGAGGGAGCTGCGTCTCATCTGCATCTACTTCTCCACTACCCACTTTTTCCAGGATGGACCAAGCAGGGTGGGAGCTGGCCCCTTCCTGAGGGCATCACAG AAAGACATCAACTCATCTCTGCTCAATAACTATGTCCTGGGGGCCCAGCTGGGCCATGGACATGTGCACAACCTCAGTGAGCCAGTGAACATCAGCTTCTGGCACAACCAAAGCCTG GAAGGCTACATGGTGACTTGTGTCTTCTGGAAGGAGGGAGCCAGCAAACAGCACTGGGGGGTCTGGAGCCCTGAGGGCTGTCGCACAGAGCAGCCCTCACCTTCCCAGGTGCTCTGCCGCTGCACCCACCTCACCTACTTTGCTGTTCTCATG cAACTCTCTCCGGCCCCAGTCCCTGCAGAGTTGTTGGCGCCTCTCACGTACATCTCCCTGGTGGGCTGCAGCATCTCCATCGTGGCCTCACTGCTCACTGTCCTGCTGCACTTCTATGCCAG GAGGCAGAGTGACTCCATAACACGCATCCACATGAACCTGCACGCCTCTGTGCTGTTCCTCAATGTCGCCTTCCTGCTGAGCCCAGTGCTGGCCATGCCCCCCGTGCCCGGGTCAGCATGCACGGCCCTGGCTGCCATCCTGCACTACTCACTGCTCAGCTGCCTCACCTGGATGGCCATTGAAGGCTTCAACCTCTACCTCCTACTTGGGCGTGTCTACAACGTCTACATCCGCCGATACGTGCTCAAGCTCTGTGCCGTGGGCTGGG GGGTCCCAGCTTCCCTGGTGCTGCTCCTTGTTGCTGTCAAGAGCTCAGTTTACGGACCCTACGTGATCCCTCTCTCCAACAGCCAGGGAAACAGCACGGGCTTCCAGAACATGTCCAT GACTCCAGTGCCCACACACGGCCTCCTAGGCCAGGCCTCCTGGCAACGCACAGCTGCAGGCCAGCACCACCCCCCATCCCTGGCCCTGGACTCTCAGGCCCTCAGTGGAGCTCAGCCTGCCCCTGGCTCTTCCCCACCGACCACCTTGCTTCGCCTGCTCAGGCTCCGGCACTGGTTCCCCCAATCTGTGCTGGCATGGCACTGCCAGCCCTCAGACACTCCTAATCAGCGAAGAGAGTGTTGTAGAGGCTGGGACACCCCAGGGACTGGGCTCAGAGTGTGTGGGGGTAGGGGGCCTGGGGGAGTCTGGGGACAGactctgctgctgcttcctgtgCTCTGGGACATTTACCTTTTCTTGTTACGAAAAGTTTCTAACAGCCAACAGAGCAAGCCTAGCTTAACAAACCCCTGTAGACCCATCACCAGCAGCTGGCCTTCTggccttttttcctttcctggctga